A portion of the Gigantopelta aegis isolate Gae_Host chromosome 10, Gae_host_genome, whole genome shotgun sequence genome contains these proteins:
- the LOC121383028 gene encoding uncharacterized protein LOC121383028: MRQTTSTIFLHALSSFNIILICLANNGSTFCDHVQCKNNSPCRTTTLSHKKGGSDVSAECVCHGKWTGPRCESLIHLTPRNVHGNNVELEINAGPKSSDSSKHVGYSRFTLLYWTNSSDDSCVMIQELTSLVKRIDGLLPNTQYTFCVESGTVDSCFPAFHNETVMTPNCFSLTTGTRTLARPSRQFNTSAIVGTVVIVILVIIILVAAVLIRRRHFIFFDNLFGLCRCSCCYSFSKRRSRSPRHTAATDLIVSPDSPLVMAPKHDFSTSRPGKPKLRLSKSVWGYTSYKAKNNKNMVLTTVLEYPHNEVEDRVLMENVCLFDLS, encoded by the coding sequence ACAATGGAAGCACATTCTGCGACCATGTACAGTGCAAGAACAATAGTCCCTGTCGGACCACGACCCTGTCTCACAAGAAGGGCGGAAGTGACGTATCGGCCGAGTGCGTGTGTCACGGCAAATGGACTGGTCCTCGTTGCGAATCACTCATACACTTGACGCCGCGTAATGTCCATGGAAACAATGTGGAACTAGAAATCAACGCGGGTCCAAAGTCCAGCGACAGCTCGAAACATGTTGGTTACTCGAGATTTACGCTGCTCTACTGGACCAACAGCTCGGACGACTCGTGCGTCATGATACAGGAACTGACGTCACTCGTCAAACGGATTGATGGACTGCTGCCCAACACACAGTACACATTTTGTGTTGAGAGCGGAACAGTCGATTCGTGTTTTCCCGCGTTTCATAACGAGACTGTAATGACGCCCAACTGTTTCTCTTTAACAACTGGCACACGGACACTCGCTCGCCCCTCGCGGCAGTTCAACACTTCGGCCATTGTCGGAACAGTGGTTATCGTGATTTTAGTGATTATTATACTCGTTGCAGCGGTGCTCATACGAagaagacattttattttctttgataATTTATTTGGACTATGCAGGTGTTCTTGTTGCTATAGTTTTTCGAAGAGACGTTCGCGATCACCACGCCACACAGCGGCCACAGATCTGATTGTTTCCCCCGACTCTCCGCTCGTTATGGCGCCAAAACACGACTTCTCGACGTCCAGGCCGGGGAAACCAAAGCTAAGACTGAGTAAAAGTGTTTGGGGCTACACTTCCTACAAGGCAAAGAATAACAAGAATATGGTTTTAACGACAGTGCTAGAATACCCACATAACGAAGTAGAAGACAGGgttttaatggaaaatgtatgtttattcGACTTATCTTGA